The window AACGTACAccccgaaaaaataaaaacctctCACTTTTTGTTTCGTTGAATAACATCTCGAAAACGATTATTTATACAACTATGAAACTCACATCAAATTCGAGTGAAAAAATAGGGCTAATGATTATAACAGTTTTCAAAAAACAGGAGCGAATTGAAAAATAGtcttaaaatttcgatttccaCTACAACACATCGAATTGCAAGTAAATTGGGTTGCCGCAATTATTAGCGAAACAAAATGGtcccgtttttattttttcggagtgtaaaagaaaaacataaatagTGACGGATTTAAGCGATGGGGACACTTAACAgatagatttcatttttattccgctttgttttaaataaaagtcaaTTGTTGAAACAGAGTTCCTTATCGCGCGTTTTCGTGCTAAAAAATTAGATCGGAAAAAGTGTAACAATGAAAAACGATACCAGAAAacgaaactaaaacttttccaatcgattcagataatataaataatataaattattcgttttttgtcaaaattttaaacgaaaaatatatcgAAAGGAACTACGTTTCAACCGGGTGTCCATAATACACCTTCCTTTTTTTTACGTTGAAAATCGGGCACCGTATAATCGAATTGATTGGTAAACGGtgaaatgtttttcttaaattcgcCACTGGATCGTGAACATGCAAAGAAAACAAAACACTAATCTAAATTGTGTGATAGATCTTACACTTATACGAACCCtccaaaagtaaataaaatatctgaGGGATGTTAGACCAATGTATAAACAATAGAGTAACGAATAacctaaaaataatatgaaaaatttataattgtaaaatgatACACAATTATTAACCCATGGACAGTGATGGTCCATTTTTAATACGCATTTGCCACAAACACTGCAATGGTGCGCACGATCTGGTTTCACATGATGGCATTTATCACAATATCGTACACCTGAAAACAAACATGAAATCAATTCAAACTTCCAAACTCAAATTCTGTATTTCGTTTAAGAGATTGTCCATAAAAGACGTCACACCTTAAGGAGGCGGAGTGGATTCGCAAAACGTGACCATTTATGACAGGGTCGGGAGATGGGGTTGTTGCAATGTGTGTACttgtacttgtggtactacaagacagatatggtctgagtacaatcgcaggcgttccgaagttctcatatcacttccaagggcctctgttcgcaaagttgttgcggctatcacaggacactggctgggcggcaagcatgctgaacgcttaggcctggcagtgtatcacgactactgcaggagctgtcacagtgatgacgagaaagagacaatgtctcatcttctctgtcactgcccagctcttgtcatgaggagatggacttacttgagccagcctctttttgacgacctctccgatctaaagtcagtcgacgtcaaagccctcctgctgttcttaaacagctccaaatggttcatggagtagtggccggggatgggccaacccattaacggtatcacaacggaccctatgatctaagtgtgtcccacccaaggatagccactctaacctaacctaacacaataatctttgtatttaaaattgaagttaccCAGCGAAGTGGGTACTTCACAGCTAGTAGTTTAGCTTTGATCTGTtctattttttctctaaaatgaaaagttttcgagtaaatttcACCCAATTTGAATGAGAgtatttaatcaaattacacaaaaatttattgaaaaaaaacttaaacttaCTTCCAACTTCAGTGGTATTTGCTAAGGGTAAATTTTTCGCAAAATCTTCAAGAATTCTTCGTTGTTGTTGATCTGTATCGCATTTAACTAACCGATCTAGAACTGCTGGTGGTactttaaactaaaacaaacatattaaaTCAGTCCAGTTCACTCTTAGTTTAGTTTTAAGATTACAAAAAACACTCACTTTAGAGGGCACTTCACCAATATTTGTAAACACTGTTTGCCAATAAGACCATAAGAACATCAAGAAAAATATATGGTAGAAAATTAAGTATGCGATACGTTCTAACATCCCTTTAATGTTAACTGCAACGAGAAAGAAGCCTTTATAAGCCtgttttaattacatatttaaatctaaaatcaaGTCATTATTCTCCAGAAAAGTTATGTTACCAGAAACTTAACTTCCTGGAGAATAATTGCTCCACTAGATTCATATTGATAAGGATTATTTTCTAGATCGAAATACGAATAACTAGGTtgtaaaaaaaaggatttaaagGTTACAAACTTACATATACACAATTGAACAACGTAGGCATAGTAAGACCAGACGACGATTGTTGTAATTAACAACACTGGTAGCcattttaatgcatttataCACATTCGACAGAATCCTGGACTTTttctatgaccacttgatacgGCCCCTGTTGGGTAGTCTAAATGCAATTCACGAGTCATTACTAAATTATGTTACACATATTCtattagatattttaattataattatggcTAATATTGTAATTAGATTATGATCGAAACTTATCGAATATACATAGttgtttaattattgattttattttaataacatactTTGTTTTTAGATCGAATTTAACGATTTTAAGAACACACAAATTCGTTAGATTAGCGAAttcaagtatttatatttttatcgacACATACTGCTGATTACAAGTATTATCactcaaatgtttttttttttttggtacttttACCTAATAAATACCAACTTCGAAATATGAAATGTTACTAATTTTAACTTTGTTCCACTGTTCCACACCCAAACTAAAATGTTGCGTTTCCATAGAGTTTCATCTACATTGACTTTACCATGGAGGTTATTGTAATCGTTTGGGCAtaaacgatttaaataaaacgatTATTAATGTTGATCAAAACAGTTATTTCATTAAGCAAGcacacaataattaatatacaatgtCTAGGACTTGATCAGTCGTCATTATTCCGTGTTTACTAATCAGTTGTATTCTAAAGTTTAGTTTACAGTTACACTATTAcagttataaagaaggagaacggtcgctatagaaaatattgtccccaaaatatggacaaaataagtgaggcgctgggatcgctaagttgtctcattaaaagcgggctgttgtgcgctaatttcaaatgatctatcaacgtttaatatacatgtatataatatcattcaaaggaaaaaaagtaaataatgaaattattattaattattattattatttactaatgaataaattataaattatctattctactttaaatttgaatggtactaacttcatctacttgttcTAATAAACAGCTAAcctcgcagatactacttaccgacgacagtgcggctgaaaaatgaactataaattctacaaattttcagggacagacgctaATGCTTTATagcgtagcgatcgttctccttctctctaacctccatggACTTTACAgttatatagatatttatggcacacaattttaagcgtgccaacatctgaggtaattgcttaggtcaaatCTATTGTAGaatcgtaaaaaaaatgatacgtgataagtatttttttaagtcaaaaagcgaaaaagtgaaatcacgatgttttatgtaaaacattttgtgatataaaaatttgacattcaatgtacgtttttttgataaatgtatattcaatatatatttctttggcAAAGGTTtctatattcttttgataaacGCCTCTCTCTGTCCGACGGCTGTATAGTTTATGtaactagaaaaaattttaatttatggtttgaaATTATGCTCATAGATGGCGTGGTTAAATGCCatagacaaaatttaatttttaagatatatgtgtaaattatagctcatgtataATTCTGATGTACGAGCtgtattattgttaagtttcattaaaatccattcattagtttttgcggaaagcgtaacaaacacacaaacaaacaagtaAGGatgcttttatatttattatatatagggaAGGGATAGGGATAATTACGGTTGAAATAAATAACAgacgattgtttgttttttttttattgaacgcAAATTATAAtggtacaattatttaaaattaaatcaaagatTCAACAgatctaaaaaaaatcaacagtatattctcaaatttgatcaaaataaacactaaataaaattttcctgagCTTTACAactaattgtttgtttaaaattggtttagcttaactaataacaaaaattttaatacctcTAAtggtacaattatttaaacttatatcACAGATCCAACAGACctaaaaaaaatctacaatattttcaaatttgatcaaaataaacactaaataaaattttcctgagCTTACAGTTAACTGCTTGTTTAAAATTGGTTTAGCTTAACTaatgacaaaaattataatacctcTAAtggtacaattatttaaacttatatcACAGATCCAACAgacctaaaaaaaaatctacaatattttcaaatttgatcaaaataaacactaaaaatttatcgagcttacagttaattgtttgtttaaagtaacaaataacaaaaattataatacctaatggcaaaattatttaaacttatatcACAGATCCAACAgacctaaaaaaaaatctacaatattttcaaatttgatcaaaataaacactaaataaaattttccggaGCTTTACAactaattgtttgtttaaaattggtttagcttaactaataacaaaaattttaatacctcTAAtggtacaattatttaaacttatatcACAGATCCAACAgacctaaaatattttcaaatttgatcaaaataaaaactaattaaaaattctacgagcttaaatcttaaaaattattaaaaaattgacaatactagacaataaaaattcttgacaAAACTACATCCTATCATGTAAGCATTTTCCACGATGGAGCAACAtctcaagataattttttaaaaacaaaaacaataaattatggcttgttttagaattatatattcaaattataagtGGTTTAATCATGGAGGTTAGAAAGACTTTATAAcctctttataaccttcatgagtTTAATTCTATCCCGACGAAACCTCTTCACTATTGCACTAATCAGTTTAAGGGCTGCCAACTTCAAAATTAAcgatttgaacaaatttttagcgcgaatatttgagaattttcacttttttttattaaattgtcgattttgttttaaataatgtaaaaaagtgtgtttacacgattgaaaacaaatattaaaaaataaaaaatcttgaaGTATTGTAGGTTTATTCCATTATTGTAGGAAATGAAGCAattaatattgcaattttaagGAACAATACGATTTTTTATGGGACCAGGCTCAAAATGTTCATATGAGTGTGTAGAACACTTTGAGCCAGGTCCCATAAAAAGTCGTATTGTTCCATAAAATTGCAACCTTATGACCTTTTCCTAGTTTGCTTTAATTAACTAGAACTAGAAGCTaactagatttaaaaaattgagaccttcatttaaaattaagacTTAGAATAATCTGCAATGACTCGAAGATTTGGTTAAgttcaatgatttaaaaattttggttggcacaaaaattgcatattttacgATTTACATTATATTTCAGTCTTGGAAACGATTGTTTTTTGAGTATTTGCAAGCATTAAACTAATCCGCTTTCTAACTAATCAATTTCGATGTAAAAATATTGTCctagcaaaaaattaattaatcccGGAGGTTTTCTGTATTTACTCAGAGGAGCACCTGACTAAGACGATA is drawn from Chrysoperla carnea chromosome X, inChrCarn1.1, whole genome shotgun sequence and contains these coding sequences:
- the LOC123302767 gene encoding palmitoyltransferase ZDHHC20-B isoform X4, whose amino-acid sequence is MTRELHLDYPTGAVSSGHRKSPGFCRMCINALKWLPVLLITTIVVWSYYAYVVQLCIFNIKGMLERIAYLIFYHIFFLMFLWSYWQTVFTNIGEVPSKFKVPPAVLDRLVKCDTDQQQRRILEDFAKNLPLANTTEVGSVRYCDKCHHVKPDRAHHCSVCGKCVLKMDHHCPWVNNCVSFYNYKFFILFLGYSLLYCLYIGLTSLRYFIYFWRGELEGFGRFHILFLFFVALMFAISLVSLFGYHCCLVYNNRTTLEAFRAPYFRTGEDKNGFNVGHCKNFQEVFGTKSKLWFLPVYTSLGDGLGFPTRQIDEDSEQLLSPSPFYSLQ
- the LOC123302767 gene encoding palmitoyltransferase ZDHHC20-B isoform X2, with product MTRELHLDYPTGAVSSGHRKSPGFCRMCINALKWLPVLLITTIVVWSYYAYVVQLCIFNIKGMLERIAYLIFYHIFFLMFLWSYWQTVFTNIGEVPSKFKVPPAVLDRLVKCDTDQQQRRILEDFAKNLPLANTTEVGSVRYCDKCHHVKPDRAHHCSVCGKCVLKMDHHCPWVNNCVSFYNYKFFILFLGYSLLYCLYIGLTSLRYFIYFWRGELEGFGRFHILFLFFVALMFAISLVSLFGYHCCLVYNNRTTLEAFRAPYFRTGEDKNGFNVGHCKNFQEVFGTKSKLWFLPVYTSLGDGIVFPVHPQHQASMYNSMGTTHGRSDDDENDSITENNAAEASFDSAILTDETMRINPPSDKTMNV
- the LOC123302767 gene encoding palmitoyltransferase ZDHHC20-B isoform X5, giving the protein MTRELHLDYPTGAVSSGHRKSPGFCRMCINALKWLPVLLITTIVVWSYYAYVVQLCIFNIKGMLERIAYLIFYHIFFLMFLWSYWQTVFTNIGEVPSKFKVPPAVLDRLVKCDTDQQQRRILEDFAKNLPLANTTEVGSVRYCDKCHHVKPDRAHHCSVCGKCVLKMDHHCPWVNNCVSFYNYKFFILFLGYSLLYCLYIGLTSLRYFIYFWRVRIKLEGFGRFHILFLFFVALMFAISLVSLFGYHCCLVYNNRTTLEAFRAPYFRTGEDKNGFNVGHCKNFQEVFGTKSKLWFLPVYTSLGDGLGFPTRQIDEDSEQLLSPSPFYSLQ
- the LOC123302767 gene encoding palmitoyltransferase ZDHHC20-B isoform X3, with the protein product MTRELHLDYPTGAVSSGHRKSPGFCRMCINALKWLPVLLITTIVVWSYYAYVVQLCIFNIKGMLERIAYLIFYHIFFLMFLWSYWQTVFTNIGEVPSKFKVPPAVLDRLVKCDTDQQQRRILEDFAKNLPLANTTEVGSVRYCDKCHHVKPDRAHHCSVCGKCVLKMDHHCPWVNNCVSFYNYKFFILFLGYSLLYCLYIGLTSLRYFIYFWRVRISGELEGFGRFHILFLFFVALMFAISLVSLFGYHCCLVYNNRTTLEAFRAPYFRTGEDKNGFNVGHCKNFQEVFGTKSKLWFLPVYTSLGDGLGFPTRQIDEDSEQLLSPSPFYSLQ
- the LOC123302767 gene encoding palmitoyltransferase ZDHHC20-B isoform X1, producing the protein MTRELHLDYPTGAVSSGHRKSPGFCRMCINALKWLPVLLITTIVVWSYYAYVVQLCIFNIKGMLERIAYLIFYHIFFLMFLWSYWQTVFTNIGEVPSKFKVPPAVLDRLVKCDTDQQQRRILEDFAKNLPLANTTEVGSVRYCDKCHHVKPDRAHHCSVCGKCVLKMDHHCPWVNNCVSFYNYKFFILFLGYSLLYCLYIGLTSLRYFIYFWRVRISGELEGFGRFHILFLFFVALMFAISLVSLFGYHCCLVYNNRTTLEAFRAPYFRTGEDKNGFNVGHCKNFQEVFGTKSKLWFLPVYTSLGDGIVFPVHPQHQASMYNSMGTTHGRSDDDENDSITENNAAEASFDSAILTDETMRINPPSDKTMNV